The DNA window TCGAGCCAAAGTGACAGCATCTCGCCTTGGCGATAAATATTCACCGCTCGGTTCCAAGCCTGTTCGCCTTTCGGCGCAATCCACTCGATGAAACTGCTCTCAGCCGGTGACATATGCCGCACGCCCGGCCGTTTTAAATGCTTTTCGACACGTTCACTCAAACGCTTGAGATATTGCTTAGGCGTCAAAATGCCGGCCCTGACCAGCATCAATTCGTCGAGATAGGAGGTGCCGCCTTCCACGAACCACAACAGGTCGGTGTAATTTTCGTCGTTAAACCGATAAGGCACCAACCCCTGCGGTCGGTAGGCTTTGACATTCCATGCATGTACCAGTTCGTGCGAAGCTGTTGCCAAAAAGTCAAAATAGTCCTCTTGCGTCCCGAAACGCCAACGCGGCCTTTGAATGACGGTCGAATTCGGGTGCTCCGTCGCCCCACGCGCGCCATCTGTCGCATGCACCATGAAGATAAAACGGTCGAAAGGAAACTCTCCCCAGTAGGTCCGCTGTGCTGCCGCGATTTTAGCCAAATCCCGGGCAGCGGCATTGATATCCAAATTACTGACACCCCAAACGATCAATTCGAATGATTGACGACCAACCTTAAATTTCACCGATTGATGGAGGCCGGTTTCAATTGGCGAATCCGCTGCTTCATCCCAGTTTTCCGCGCGAAACTCATGCGCACCGCTTCCAGCCGCCAATCCGGAAACACTTCGCCAACCTTTCGGGACAGTCAGCTCTATGTCCACAGGATGCTGTCGAAGCGCTGGTGCATACAGCAGCGTTGTCGAAAGATCCAAGAAAGCGTGAGTGGCATCAATATGACGCGTTCGTGTCCCCAGTGAATTGGCATATAGCCGGTAGCGAATTTCTACCGGCTCACCACGTAAATCCTCAACCTGCCACCGATCTTTTTCCACTCGGCGCACCGGAACACGTCGTCCTGAGCTGGTTTCTGCCACAAGATGCATCACACCATTTGCCAACGGCAGCATCAAATATCGACCGGTCCGCCAGCTTGCCATACGCAATTCCAGCACTTGTTCCGATATTGGCGGCACTAGCATGGTGATCTGGGCTTCATGGTGTGCGGGCT is part of the Gammaproteobacteria bacterium genome and encodes:
- a CDS encoding M61 family peptidase, coding for MAFLRMIDTGNTMAPLVKFRGWWWLMALVSAVAWARPAVRYHIDIDEPAHHEAQITMLVPPISEQVLELRMASWRTGRYLMLPLANGVMHLVAETSSGRRVPVRRVEKDRWQVEDLRGEPVEIRYRLYANSLGTRTRHIDATHAFLDLSTTLLYAPALRQHPVDIELTVPKGWRSVSGLAAGSGAHEFRAENWDEAADSPIETGLHQSVKFKVGRQSFELIVWGVSNLDINAAARDLAKIAAAQRTYWGEFPFDRFIFMVHATDGARGATEHPNSTVIQRPRWRFGTQEDYFDFLATASHELVHAWNVKAYRPQGLVPYRFNDENYTDLLWFVEGGTSYLDELMLVRAGILTPKQYLKRLSERVEKHLKRPGVRHMSPAESSFIEWIAPKGEQAWNRAVNIYRQGEMLSLWLDLQLQQDSQGKHSIRDVHRKLYQAFPVQNRGYTSEDLKEIFAELGLKNADEIWEKYVEGAHPPPVIDALKRIGVRTRYQDKTKWAIHQSVVAELGLELDPSDPSGTLVKTVTDGTPAWQAGLTAGDRIVALDGIRIHKDNLAKVLRTFKPKQLVELAFFHNDRLQTASIRLQEVPSGRLTLELAESLSAEELKHLALWLGQAPKEPQQ